A DNA window from Paenibacillus antri contains the following coding sequences:
- a CDS encoding CheR family methyltransferase, whose amino-acid sequence MNATLSLEQFRRLRDFIYEKTGIYFPDSKLYFMERRLHQRMEALDIYDLNMYYSMLRYENNGGELQAFIELLTVNETYFFREFNQLKCFAEEVLPEIVRRERGPLTFWSAGCSTGEEAYTLAIILSEMLGPENLARCKIVATDIDNKVLAFARKGCYGDRSTRHLPAPYLERYFEKGGFELRVKDELRSLVEFRRMNLIDPDEMRDIRDVDVIFCRNVLIYFDDQSRRQVALDFYQSIKAGGYVFLGHSESMSRITSIFQLCRFQNAIIYQKQPAR is encoded by the coding sequence ATGAACGCGACCTTGTCGCTCGAACAGTTTCGTCGTCTGCGGGATTTCATCTATGAAAAGACGGGCATCTATTTTCCCGACAGCAAGCTGTACTTCATGGAACGGCGGCTGCACCAGCGAATGGAAGCGCTCGATATCTACGATCTCAATATGTATTATTCGATGCTTCGCTACGAGAATAACGGCGGAGAGCTGCAGGCGTTCATCGAGCTGCTGACGGTGAACGAAACGTACTTTTTCCGAGAGTTCAATCAACTGAAGTGCTTCGCCGAGGAAGTGCTGCCGGAGATCGTTCGGCGGGAGCGGGGACCGTTGACGTTCTGGTCGGCGGGCTGTTCGACGGGAGAAGAGGCGTATACGCTCGCCATCATTCTCAGCGAGATGCTCGGTCCGGAAAATCTGGCCCGCTGCAAAATCGTCGCCACGGACATCGACAACAAAGTGCTGGCGTTCGCGCGGAAGGGCTGCTACGGCGATCGCTCGACGCGGCATCTGCCGGCGCCGTATTTGGAACGGTATTTCGAAAAGGGCGGGTTCGAGCTCCGCGTGAAGGACGAATTGCGGAGCCTCGTGGAATTTCGGCGAATGAATTTAATCGATCCCGACGAGATGCGCGACATTCGGGATGTGGACGTCATTTTCTGTAGGAACGTATTGATTTATTTCGACGACCAGTCGAGGCGGCAAGTGGCGCTGGACTTCTACCAGTCTATCAAGGCGGGCGGTTACGTGTTCCTCGGACATTCGGAATCGATGAGCCGCATTACGTCGATCTTCCAGCTATGCAGATTCCAAAATGCAATCATCTATCAAAAACAGCCGGCGAGGTGA
- a CDS encoding chemotaxis protein CheA yields the protein MSGNGKASFLREADELLNAIGDHILALERRPDDKENVDHVFRAAHTLKGSANLYDYSGIAILTHLLESVLDDLRNGTRVADAALIDILLESFDQVRSLAERIRDGEDDPQSEPELLHRLGRFLSIRDREEPRAALFSQRATDWAAAARDFMEGTKDADAFAHFLPTLSAADAAAAQLTRYQVRQAKAAAAELAEASALRFDDTELPALLESAAAKFGRMSEKAQGRPALLLFMQFVVVCTLLEAYARKADATSPHPHWWSDVCDAVRDGAESWANGTAPERFSDVVLDVWELCKPREAAKQEFGTLLAPAAFESPFEGEEEEGRPPAPPGASSADALFEAPPRRRSAADASLPDLAPPAGRLVVEQLHFLAPKGRPMIERWELARELLRRCAEALGDDGLLALAAMQAPDLTALNERANRYLDGPAKAEKGASAAASTSRAAGAAGRWTPEEGRAGKEAAASAAARPTAASSTAPGTATASATASATVTASASAPAPAPADADQIIRVETGKVERLMELIGELAVARNAFPFMIGKLRQPNDAAAVAAELKEKYAVLDRITRDLQDAIVDIRMLPVSFVFNKFHRFVRDMARQSGKRIRLAFEGEETTLDKTLVEAISDPLIHLIRNAIDHGIEPSEARARAGKPTEGLLRISAFREGNRVVLEVYDDGAGVDTDRIADKLRETGELPEDRIAAMTQQELVAYVFRTGLSTAEEVTTLSGRGVGMDAVKKAIHRLQGDVGIRSERGAGTTVRIELPLTLSMTHILQVSVGGSAYGIPLEQIEETLRVSAGDVRTMQGEPVVILRDTVYPVVDLRTYLSLPEPEDGTGAAAAAKAGDSSSYLVILGNGVALRVDGLAGQQEVVVKPPEDCFKHLSYLAGASILGDGTVLLILNGNAIRFEPRKETVEATG from the coding sequence ATGAGCGGGAATGGGAAGGCGTCGTTTTTGAGAGAGGCGGACGAGCTGTTGAACGCGATCGGCGATCATATTCTCGCGCTCGAGCGCCGGCCGGACGACAAGGAGAACGTCGACCACGTCTTTCGCGCGGCGCATACGTTGAAGGGCTCCGCGAACCTGTACGATTATAGCGGCATCGCGATCCTCACGCATCTGCTCGAGAGCGTGCTGGACGATCTGCGCAACGGGACGCGGGTCGCGGACGCGGCGCTGATCGATATATTGCTCGAGAGCTTCGATCAAGTGCGGTCGCTGGCGGAGCGCATTCGGGACGGGGAGGACGATCCGCAGTCGGAGCCGGAGCTGCTGCATCGGCTCGGGCGATTTCTGTCGATCCGGGATCGGGAGGAGCCTCGGGCGGCGTTGTTTTCCCAGCGGGCGACGGATTGGGCCGCGGCGGCGCGCGATTTCATGGAGGGGACGAAGGACGCGGACGCATTCGCGCACTTCCTGCCGACGCTCTCGGCCGCGGACGCCGCGGCGGCGCAGCTGACCCGGTACCAGGTTCGGCAGGCGAAGGCGGCCGCCGCGGAGCTCGCGGAGGCTTCGGCGCTGCGCTTCGACGATACGGAGCTGCCCGCGCTGCTGGAGAGCGCCGCGGCGAAGTTCGGCCGCATGTCCGAGAAGGCGCAAGGCCGGCCGGCGCTTCTCTTATTCATGCAGTTCGTCGTCGTTTGCACGCTGCTGGAGGCTTACGCTCGCAAAGCGGACGCGACCTCGCCGCATCCGCATTGGTGGTCCGACGTATGCGACGCGGTGCGCGACGGCGCCGAATCGTGGGCGAACGGGACGGCGCCGGAGCGGTTCTCCGACGTCGTGTTGGACGTCTGGGAGCTGTGCAAGCCGCGCGAGGCCGCGAAGCAAGAGTTCGGCACGCTGCTCGCGCCCGCGGCGTTCGAGAGCCCGTTCGAAGGCGAGGAGGAGGAGGGGCGACCGCCCGCTCCCCCGGGCGCGTCGAGCGCCGACGCTTTGTTCGAAGCGCCGCCGCGCCGCCGATCGGCGGCGGATGCTTCGCTCCCGGATCTTGCCCCGCCGGCCGGCAGGCTGGTCGTCGAGCAGCTGCATTTCTTGGCGCCTAAGGGCAGGCCAATGATCGAGCGCTGGGAGTTGGCCCGGGAGCTGCTTCGCCGGTGCGCCGAGGCGCTCGGGGACGACGGCTTGCTCGCGCTCGCCGCGATGCAGGCTCCGGATTTGACGGCGCTGAACGAACGAGCGAACCGGTATTTGGACGGGCCGGCGAAGGCGGAGAAGGGGGCGTCGGCTGCGGCTTCGACATCGCGCGCGGCGGGCGCCGCAGGGCGGTGGACGCCGGAGGAAGGCCGCGCGGGCAAGGAAGCCGCGGCCTCCGCTGCGGCGCGGCCGACCGCGGCTTCGTCGACGGCGCCGGGCACGGCGACCGCTTCGGCAACGGCTTCAGCAACGGTTACGGCTTCGGCTTCGGCTCCGGCTCCGGCTCCGGCGGACGCGGACCAAATCATCCGCGTGGAGACGGGGAAGGTCGAGCGGTTGATGGAGCTGATCGGCGAGCTCGCGGTGGCGCGGAACGCGTTCCCGTTCATGATCGGGAAGCTGCGCCAACCGAACGACGCCGCGGCCGTCGCGGCCGAGCTCAAGGAGAAGTACGCCGTGCTCGACCGGATTACGCGGGATTTGCAGGACGCGATCGTCGACATTCGCATGCTGCCGGTATCGTTCGTATTCAATAAATTTCATCGGTTCGTGAGGGATATGGCCCGCCAGTCCGGCAAGCGCATCCGGCTTGCGTTCGAAGGCGAAGAGACGACGCTGGATAAGACGCTGGTCGAAGCCATATCCGATCCGCTCATCCACCTGATCCGCAACGCCATCGATCACGGCATCGAGCCGTCGGAAGCGCGGGCGAGGGCCGGGAAGCCGACGGAAGGGCTGCTGCGCATCTCCGCGTTCCGCGAAGGGAACCGGGTCGTGCTCGAAGTGTACGACGACGGCGCCGGCGTGGATACGGACCGGATCGCCGACAAGCTGCGCGAGACGGGCGAATTGCCCGAGGACCGCATCGCCGCGATGACGCAACAGGAGCTGGTCGCGTACGTCTTCCGGACGGGCCTCTCTACGGCGGAGGAAGTGACGACGCTCTCGGGCCGGGGCGTCGGGATGGACGCCGTGAAGAAGGCGATCCATCGGCTGCAAGGGGATGTCGGCATCCGCAGCGAGCGGGGCGCGGGCACGACGGTTCGCATCGAATTGCCGCTCACGCTGTCGATGACGCATATTCTGCAAGTGTCCGTCGGCGGCAGCGCGTACGGCATTCCGCTCGAGCAGATCGAGGAGACGCTGCGCGTATCCGCGGGCGACGTTCGGACGATGCAGGGCGAGCCGGTCGTCATCCTGCGGGATACGGTCTACCCGGTCGTGGATTTGCGGACGTATTTATCGTTGCCGGAACCGGAAGACGGGACGGGAGCGGCTGCGGCCGCGAAGGCGGGAGACTCCTCCTCGTACCTCGTCATTCTCGGCAACGGCGTCGCGCTGCGCGTCGACGGACTCGCGGGGCAGCAGGAGGTCGTGGTGAAGCCGCCGGAGGATTGCTTCAAGCATCTTTCGTATTTGGCCGGGGCGTCGATCCTCGGCGACGGTACGGTGCTGTTGATTTTGAACGGCAACGCGATCCGCTTCGAGCCGCGCAAAGAGACGGTCGAAGCGACGGGATA
- a CDS encoding response regulator, with product MRRGKVLIVEDSAATRDYYKEYLQRRGFAVDEAYNGLEALEKFAVGRYDAAIVDINMPKMDGYQFIRELRGGERSYTIPIAVVSSESKPSDQQLAYQAGANAYLVKPVKPDRLEALIRLFGIEPEGASV from the coding sequence ATGCGACGGGGGAAGGTATTGATCGTAGAGGACTCCGCGGCGACCCGGGACTACTACAAGGAATATTTGCAGCGGCGCGGCTTCGCGGTCGACGAGGCGTATAACGGCTTGGAAGCGTTGGAAAAGTTCGCCGTCGGACGATACGACGCCGCGATCGTGGACATTAACATGCCGAAGATGGACGGCTATCAGTTCATTCGGGAGCTGCGCGGCGGGGAACGCAGCTACACGATCCCGATCGCCGTCGTCTCGAGCGAGAGCAAGCCGTCCGACCAGCAGCTCGCGTATCAGGCCGGCGCCAACGCGTACCTCGTCAAGCCCGTGAAGCCGGATCGGCTCGAGGCGCTCATTCGGCTGTTCGGCATCGAACCGGAAGGAGCGAGCGTATGA